A single region of the Phycisphaerae bacterium RAS1 genome encodes:
- a CDS encoding hypothetical protein (Transcription termination/antitermination protein NusG), which translates to MADEAPLSTDSTPPAGHAPAKSAKGAAAVGTESGDQELVRPGMNWYVLRVASNKEDQVRDALERKVKIEQLEDRVGRILVPTQREKRMRGGTARIYHRKLYPGYVFVEMTTDSDGRIPENVWFVIKETTGVGDFIGSGGKPSPMPLTDVEKMLAASIKPEDRPALANLTFKKGDKVKVNEGPFENFEGLVDEINTQKGTVRVIVTIFGRPTPIEIEYWQVELL; encoded by the coding sequence ATGGCCGATGAGGCGCCTCTTTCCACCGACTCGACGCCCCCCGCCGGGCACGCGCCTGCCAAGTCCGCGAAGGGAGCAGCCGCCGTGGGCACAGAATCCGGCGACCAGGAACTGGTCCGCCCAGGCATGAACTGGTATGTGCTGCGCGTCGCCTCCAACAAGGAGGACCAGGTCCGCGACGCCCTTGAGCGCAAAGTGAAGATCGAGCAGCTCGAGGATCGCGTCGGCCGCATCCTGGTGCCCACGCAGCGCGAAAAACGCATGCGCGGCGGCACCGCCCGCATCTACCACCGCAAGCTCTATCCCGGCTACGTCTTCGTTGAGATGACCACCGACTCCGACGGCCGCATCCCCGAAAACGTCTGGTTCGTCATTAAGGAAACCACCGGCGTCGGCGACTTCATCGGCTCGGGCGGCAAGCCCTCGCCGATGCCGTTGACCGACGTCGAGAAAATGCTGGCCGCCTCAATCAAGCCCGAAGACCGCCCGGCCCTGGCGAACCTCACGTTCAAGAAGGGCGACAAGGTCAAGGTCAACGAAGGTCCCTTCGAGAACTTCGAGGGTCTGGTGGACGAAATCAACACGCAGAAGGGCACCGTCCGCGTTATCGTCACCATCTTCGGCCGGCCCACGCCGATCGAGATCGAATACTGGCAGGTCGAGCTGCTGTAA
- the tuf gene encoding Elongation factor Tu — MAKGVFERSKPHVNVGTIGHIDHGKTTLTAALTAVAAARGMGEFKSYDQIAKASEKDGRRDPTKIVTIATAHVEYESAKRHYAHIDCPGHADYVKNMITGAAQMDGAILVVSAADGPMPQTREHVLLARQVNVPRLVVYLNKVDLLDDPELLDLVEMEVRELLNKYEFNGDNATVVRGSATLALQGAAEKNMDKMKSVVELLDALDKDIPDPVREQDKPFLMPVEDVFSIKGRGTVGTGRIEQGGIKVGDEVQIIGLHDKKDWKSIVTGVEMFNKTLDSGMAGDNVGLLLRGVEKKDLIRGMVLAKPGSITPHTKFLSEVYVLSKDEGGRHSPFFPGYRPQFYFRTTDVTGSIAELISREGGKAEMCMPGDNIQMRVEIISPIAMVEGLRFAIREGGRTVGSGVVTKILE; from the coding sequence ATGGCCAAGGGTGTATTCGAACGCAGCAAGCCTCACGTGAACGTCGGCACGATCGGTCACATCGACCACGGCAAGACGACGCTGACGGCCGCGCTGACCGCCGTCGCCGCCGCGCGCGGCATGGGCGAATTCAAGTCCTACGACCAGATCGCGAAGGCCTCCGAAAAGGACGGCCGCCGCGACCCGACCAAAATCGTCACGATCGCCACGGCCCACGTGGAATATGAATCGGCCAAGCGGCACTACGCCCACATCGACTGCCCCGGCCACGCCGACTACGTCAAGAACATGATCACGGGCGCCGCCCAGATGGACGGTGCGATCCTGGTGGTGAGCGCGGCGGACGGCCCGATGCCGCAGACGCGCGAGCACGTGCTGCTGGCACGCCAGGTGAACGTGCCCCGGCTGGTCGTTTACCTGAACAAGGTGGACCTGCTCGACGACCCCGAACTGCTCGACCTGGTCGAGATGGAAGTCCGCGAGTTGCTCAACAAGTATGAGTTCAACGGCGACAACGCCACGGTCGTGCGCGGCTCGGCCACGCTGGCCTTGCAGGGCGCCGCCGAAAAGAACATGGACAAGATGAAGTCCGTGGTCGAGCTGCTCGACGCCCTGGACAAGGACATCCCCGACCCGGTCCGCGAGCAGGACAAGCCCTTCCTGATGCCCGTCGAAGACGTCTTCAGCATCAAGGGCCGCGGCACGGTCGGCACCGGCCGTATCGAGCAGGGCGGCATCAAGGTCGGCGACGAAGTGCAGATCATCGGCCTGCACGACAAGAAGGACTGGAAGTCGATCGTCACCGGCGTCGAGATGTTCAACAAGACGCTGGACAGCGGCATGGCCGGCGACAACGTCGGCCTCCTGCTCCGCGGCGTCGAAAAGAAGGACCTGATCCGCGGCATGGTGCTGGCCAAGCCCGGCTCGATCACGCCGCACACCAAGTTCCTGTCGGAAGTGTACGTGCTGAGCAAGGATGAAGGCGGGCGTCACTCGCCCTTCTTCCCCGGCTACCGGCCGCAGTTCTACTTCCGCACAACGGACGTGACCGGCTCGATCGCCGAGCTGATCAGCCGCGAGGGCGGCAAGGCCGAGATGTGCATGCCCGGCGACAACATTCAGATGCGGGTTGAGATCATCAGCCCGATCGCGATGGTCGAAGGCCTGCGTTTCGCGATCCGCGAAGGCGGCCGGACGGTCGGCTCGGGCGTGGTGACGAAGATTTTGGAGTAG
- the cysE_1 gene encoding Serine acetyltransferase, whose amino-acid sequence MRHDLGKDLPTLVQRIVSSYHSEPRIQHIDREHLPARAAIVNVCDLLLELTYPGFVGRRGLTQHNIAFHVGELLPKLYELLVEQIAACLRHESEDVQGDSEAGAAGFEQSASDAAARFIQAIPDVRRMLSADVQAAYDGDPAATGTTEVVLAYPGVLAITIYRYAHELTRMDVPLMPRIMSEHAHHLTGIDIHPGASIGRSFFIDHGTAVVIGETSVIGDNVKIYQSVTLGALSFPKDARGRIIRGTKRHPTLGNGVTIYSNATVLGGDTTLGDGSVVGGSVFLTKSVEPGHMVSITPPILKVRPPQSAPKLADVPYVPTWEI is encoded by the coding sequence ATGCGACACGATCTGGGCAAGGACCTGCCGACGCTCGTTCAGCGGATTGTCTCGAGCTACCACAGCGAACCGCGCATTCAGCACATTGACCGCGAGCACCTGCCGGCGCGGGCGGCGATCGTCAACGTCTGCGACCTGCTGCTGGAGCTCACCTACCCAGGGTTCGTCGGCCGCCGCGGATTGACGCAGCACAACATCGCTTTTCACGTCGGCGAGCTCCTGCCGAAGCTTTACGAGCTGCTGGTCGAGCAGATCGCCGCCTGCCTGCGGCATGAGAGCGAGGACGTCCAAGGAGACAGCGAGGCGGGCGCCGCGGGTTTTGAGCAAAGCGCCAGCGACGCGGCGGCGCGCTTCATCCAGGCCATTCCGGACGTGCGCCGCATGCTCAGCGCCGACGTGCAGGCCGCCTACGACGGCGATCCGGCCGCGACCGGCACGACGGAAGTGGTGCTCGCGTATCCCGGCGTGCTGGCGATCACGATTTACCGATATGCGCACGAGCTGACGCGCATGGACGTGCCGCTCATGCCGCGAATCATGAGTGAGCACGCCCACCACCTGACCGGCATCGACATCCACCCGGGCGCGTCCATCGGCCGCAGCTTTTTCATCGATCACGGCACCGCCGTCGTCATCGGGGAAACCAGCGTCATCGGCGACAACGTCAAGATCTACCAGAGCGTGACGCTCGGCGCGCTGTCGTTCCCCAAGGACGCCCGCGGCCGCATCATCCGCGGCACGAAGCGGCACCCGACGCTGGGCAACGGTGTCACGATCTACTCAAACGCAACCGTGCTGGGCGGCGACACGACACTGGGGGACGGGTCCGTCGTGGGCGGATCGGTTTTTCTTACCAAGAGCGTCGAGCCGGGGCACATGGTGTCGATCACGCCGCCCATCCTCAAGGTTCGCCCGCCGCAAAGCGCGCCCAAGCTGGCGGATGTGCCCTACGTACCGACGTGGGAGATTTGA
- the hypF gene encoding Carbamoyltransferase HypF, whose protein sequence is MEMIARRIRIRGVVQGVGFRPFVFRLAQRYGVRGWVLNGDAGVEILAEADAGALDEFLGALRAEAPPAARISEIMVEAAPCGDHATFEIRASLSAAAPTVRISPDLAICDDCTRELRAADDRRRGYVYINCTNCGPRYSIIQRLPYDRAHTTMSAWPLCGACRDQYDDPRDRRFHAQPVACEACGPTCRLIECAGGTPPGAANASGPQAVRRTAELLRKGAIVAIKGVGGYHLACDARRPDAVRLLRERKFRKEKAFAIMACDLAEAAALVELSAAHAALLTGAARPIVLARRRVELAGVAPDTDQLGVMLPYAPLHHLLFDAGAPHPLVLTSGNRSNEPIAYRDDDALERLSGIADAFLTGERPIARRIDDSVVTVRDGRPFVIRRARGLAPLPVAALPADEPILALGADLKNALTLVVRGEAIVSQHIGDLDEYETQRAFEQTVADLLDMYEIDRNRLTVAHDLHPEFFSTRFAQRLNAKRRIAVQHHRAHVASVAAEHGRLDQPLIGVALDGTGYGDNHGIWGCEIVTGSVRGGLVRRAWLRPVQMPGGDAAARFPVQAAAAFLQELDEAPDFSKPPFEFPPRFRDACRLIERNVRCFKSTSMGRLFDAVAALVGFTREISYEGQAAMWLEHRAALSQGDAPPYPFDGCDPRAMLREIIADRRRGEPIERIAARFHAGLADGLSRRVTEMEEAREGAIVALSGGVMQNELLVARLSSRLSAAGLRVITNSAVPVNDGGIGLGQAALAACSA, encoded by the coding sequence ATGGAGATGATCGCCCGGCGAATCCGCATCCGAGGCGTCGTTCAGGGCGTCGGGTTTCGGCCTTTCGTATTCCGGCTGGCGCAGCGGTACGGCGTGCGCGGCTGGGTGCTGAACGGCGACGCCGGCGTGGAGATCCTGGCGGAAGCAGACGCCGGCGCGCTGGACGAGTTCCTTGGAGCGCTGCGGGCCGAGGCGCCGCCGGCGGCGCGGATTTCGGAGATAATGGTCGAGGCGGCGCCGTGCGGGGATCACGCGACGTTCGAGATTCGCGCCAGCCTCTCAGCCGCGGCGCCGACGGTGCGCATCTCGCCGGACCTGGCGATCTGCGACGACTGCACGCGCGAGCTGCGCGCCGCCGATGACCGCCGCCGCGGGTATGTGTACATCAACTGCACCAATTGCGGGCCGCGCTACTCAATCATCCAGCGCCTACCCTACGATCGGGCGCACACCACCATGAGCGCGTGGCCGCTGTGCGGCGCGTGCCGCGACCAGTACGACGATCCGCGCGATCGCCGGTTTCACGCGCAGCCGGTCGCGTGCGAGGCGTGCGGCCCGACCTGCCGCCTGATCGAATGCGCCGGCGGAACGCCGCCCGGCGCCGCAAACGCGTCCGGGCCGCAGGCCGTTCGCCGCACGGCGGAGCTGCTGCGCAAAGGCGCCATCGTCGCGATCAAGGGCGTCGGCGGCTATCACCTGGCCTGCGACGCCCGCCGGCCCGACGCCGTACGGCTCTTGCGCGAGCGGAAATTCCGAAAGGAGAAGGCGTTTGCGATCATGGCGTGCGACCTGGCCGAGGCGGCGGCGCTGGTGGAGCTGAGCGCTGCGCATGCGGCCCTGCTGACCGGCGCGGCGCGGCCGATCGTGCTCGCCCGGCGGCGCGTGGAGCTAGCCGGTGTCGCGCCGGACACGGATCAGCTCGGCGTCATGCTGCCCTACGCGCCGCTGCATCACCTGCTCTTTGACGCCGGCGCCCCGCATCCACTGGTGCTGACCAGCGGCAATCGCTCGAACGAGCCGATCGCCTATCGCGATGACGACGCGCTCGAGCGGCTGAGCGGCATCGCGGACGCATTCCTGACCGGCGAGCGCCCGATCGCGCGGCGCATCGACGACTCCGTGGTCACCGTGCGCGACGGTCGGCCGTTCGTGATTCGCCGCGCCCGCGGGCTGGCGCCGCTGCCGGTGGCGGCGCTGCCGGCCGACGAGCCGATCCTGGCCCTCGGGGCCGACCTCAAGAACGCGCTCACGCTGGTGGTCCGCGGCGAGGCGATCGTCAGTCAGCACATCGGCGATCTGGACGAGTATGAAACACAGCGGGCCTTCGAGCAGACCGTCGCCGACCTGCTCGACATGTACGAAATCGACCGAAATCGGCTGACGGTGGCGCACGACCTGCACCCCGAATTCTTCAGCACGCGATTCGCCCAGCGACTGAACGCCAAGCGGCGCATCGCCGTGCAGCACCACCGCGCCCACGTCGCCAGCGTCGCCGCCGAGCACGGACGGCTCGACCAGCCGCTGATCGGCGTGGCGCTGGACGGCACGGGCTACGGCGACAACCACGGCATCTGGGGCTGCGAGATCGTCACGGGCAGCGTGCGCGGCGGATTGGTGCGACGCGCCTGGCTGCGGCCGGTGCAGATGCCCGGCGGTGACGCCGCGGCGCGCTTTCCGGTGCAGGCCGCGGCGGCTTTTCTTCAGGAGCTGGACGAAGCGCCGGATTTCTCGAAGCCGCCGTTTGAGTTTCCGCCGCGTTTCAGGGACGCGTGCCGCCTGATCGAGCGCAACGTGCGATGTTTCAAATCGACGTCGATGGGGAGGTTGTTCGACGCGGTGGCGGCGCTCGTGGGGTTTACGCGAGAAATCAGCTACGAGGGGCAGGCCGCGATGTGGCTTGAGCACCGTGCCGCGCTGAGCCAGGGCGATGCGCCGCCGTACCCATTCGACGGTTGCGATCCACGGGCGATGCTTCGCGAGATCATCGCCGACCGCCGGCGCGGCGAGCCGATCGAGCGGATTGCGGCGCGATTCCATGCCGGACTCGCCGACGGCCTGTCGCGGCGCGTGACTGAAATGGAGGAAGCACGAGAGGGCGCTATCGTGGCGCTCTCCGGCGGCGTCATGCAGAACGAGCTGCTGGTCGCGCGCTTATCAAGCCGGCTCTCGGCCGCCGGGCTGCGCGTGATCACCAACTCGGCTGTTCCGGTCAATGACGGGGGCATCGGATTGGGGCAGGCCGCGCTGGCCGCGTGCAGCGCGTAG
- the trpB gene encoding Tryptophan synthase beta chain translates to MTDYNPAVMPSDPTSASTPRAAGESPSGQAGRFGPFGGQYVPEVLMGAIHELEHEYARAKSDAAFWAELDDLLKNYAGRPSPLTPAERLSAHAGGARIYLKREDLNHTGAHKINNTLGQALLTRRMGKRRVIAETGAGQHGVATATACAKLGLECVVYMGAEDVRRQALNVYRMRLMGATVVPVESGQQTLKDAINEALRDWMGSVADTHYIIGSVMGPHPFPTIVRDFQAVIGRETREQMRAASGRLPDAVVACVGGGSNAAGIFFPFIDDAEVRLIGVEAAGEGLDSQRHAATLGKGRPGVLHGMMTVVLQDDDGQTAPVHSVSAGLDYPGVGPEHAYWHSIGRVEYTSATDEQALAAFSLLSRTEGIIPALETAHAVAVAVEEARRMTAKQTLVINLSGRGDKDCTEVARLTGAG, encoded by the coding sequence ATGACCGACTACAATCCGGCCGTGATGCCAAGCGACCCGACCAGCGCCTCGACGCCGCGCGCCGCCGGCGAAAGCCCGTCCGGCCAAGCCGGCCGATTCGGCCCTTTCGGCGGCCAGTATGTGCCCGAAGTGCTCATGGGCGCGATCCACGAGCTGGAGCATGAGTATGCCCGCGCTAAGAGCGATGCGGCGTTCTGGGCTGAGCTGGACGACCTGCTGAAGAACTACGCCGGCCGGCCCAGTCCGCTGACGCCGGCCGAGCGGTTGAGCGCGCACGCCGGCGGGGCGCGCATCTACCTCAAACGCGAAGACCTCAACCACACCGGCGCCCACAAGATCAACAACACGCTGGGCCAGGCGCTGCTCACCCGCCGCATGGGCAAGCGCCGCGTGATCGCCGAGACCGGCGCCGGACAGCACGGCGTCGCGACTGCCACGGCGTGTGCGAAGCTGGGACTCGAGTGCGTCGTGTACATGGGGGCCGAGGACGTGCGGCGGCAGGCGCTGAACGTGTATCGCATGCGGTTGATGGGGGCGACGGTCGTGCCGGTCGAGAGCGGGCAACAGACGCTGAAGGACGCGATCAACGAGGCGCTGCGCGACTGGATGGGCAGCGTGGCCGACACGCACTACATCATCGGCAGCGTCATGGGGCCGCACCCGTTCCCGACGATCGTGCGTGATTTCCAGGCTGTCATCGGCCGCGAGACGCGCGAGCAGATGCGGGCGGCGAGCGGACGGCTGCCGGACGCGGTCGTCGCGTGCGTCGGCGGGGGCAGCAACGCGGCGGGCATCTTTTTTCCATTCATCGATGACGCGGAGGTGCGTCTGATCGGCGTGGAGGCGGCCGGCGAGGGGCTCGATTCACAGCGGCACGCGGCCACGCTGGGCAAAGGGCGGCCGGGCGTCCTGCACGGAATGATGACGGTGGTCCTGCAGGACGACGACGGGCAGACCGCACCGGTGCACTCGGTTTCGGCCGGCCTCGATTATCCCGGCGTCGGCCCGGAGCATGCGTACTGGCACAGCATCGGGCGCGTCGAATACACATCGGCCACAGATGAGCAGGCCCTGGCGGCGTTTTCGCTGCTGTCGCGCACGGAGGGGATCATCCCGGCGCTGGAGACGGCCCACGCGGTCGCGGTGGCGGTCGAGGAAGCGCGGCGCATGACGGCAAAGCAGACGCTGGTGATCAACCTGAGCGGGCGGGGCGACAAGGACTGCACGGAAGTGGCGCGGCTGACCGGCGCGGGGTAG
- the tatC gene encoding Sec-independent protein translocase protein TatC produces MTIGEHLDELRGCVVRSLLALVAAALLCIWPAKWLLAMIARPVILALGRHAQPTNFLAQNPAETLLIYVKVVLISGLILASPYILHQVWRFVGAGLYQHERRWVLKLLPPSAGLFLLGVAFMYLIVLPVSLNFLVGFSSWLPMPDATPTALERVLLGGPAGAATTQPASQPSLSAPVVDADPPHAPQGTVWFNSAQKRLKVRGVDQTYSLALQPDEHLPLVTTHFRIGEYLSFVLVLTVAFGLTFQTPLVVLFLARTGIVPVDVLRRSRRIVILAIVVIAGVLAPPDIASHLLLSVPMVALFEIGLLLAGRARPTGA; encoded by the coding sequence ATGACGATCGGGGAGCACCTTGACGAGCTGCGCGGCTGCGTGGTGCGCAGCCTGCTGGCGCTGGTGGCGGCCGCACTACTGTGCATCTGGCCGGCCAAGTGGCTGCTGGCGATGATCGCGCGGCCGGTCATCCTGGCGCTGGGCCGGCACGCGCAGCCCACGAATTTCCTGGCCCAGAATCCGGCCGAGACATTGCTGATCTACGTGAAGGTCGTGCTCATCAGCGGACTGATCCTGGCGTCCCCGTACATTCTTCACCAGGTTTGGCGGTTCGTCGGGGCCGGGCTCTACCAGCATGAGCGGCGCTGGGTGCTGAAGCTGCTGCCCCCCAGCGCCGGCCTGTTCCTGCTGGGCGTCGCGTTCATGTACCTGATCGTCCTGCCCGTCAGCCTGAATTTTCTGGTCGGTTTCAGTTCCTGGCTGCCGATGCCCGACGCGACCCCGACGGCGCTTGAACGCGTGCTGCTGGGCGGTCCGGCCGGCGCTGCAACGACACAGCCGGCGAGCCAGCCATCACTGAGCGCGCCGGTCGTCGACGCCGACCCGCCGCACGCGCCGCAGGGAACCGTCTGGTTCAACTCGGCCCAGAAACGGCTGAAGGTGCGCGGCGTCGACCAGACGTACTCGCTGGCGCTGCAGCCCGACGAACACCTTCCGCTGGTGACGACCCATTTCCGCATCGGCGAGTATCTCAGCTTTGTGCTCGTCCTCACGGTTGCGTTCGGCCTGACGTTTCAAACGCCGCTGGTCGTACTCTTCCTCGCGCGAACCGGGATTGTCCCCGTGGACGTGCTGCGGCGTTCGCGGCGGATCGTCATTCTCGCGATCGTCGTTATCGCCGGCGTGCTGGCTCCGCCCGACATCGCCAGTCACCTCTTGTTGTCGGTGCCGATGGTCGCGCTGTTTGAGATCGGCCTGCTGCTGGCCGGCCGCGCCCGGCCGACCGGGGCGTGA
- the rpmG2 gene encoding 50S ribosomal protein L33 2 yields the protein MAKSQKREWVWLQCSESGDLNYRTNVNVQGGTPKFTLVKYCPRLRKRTVHKIKRK from the coding sequence ATGGCGAAATCTCAGAAACGTGAGTGGGTCTGGCTTCAGTGCTCGGAGTCGGGCGATCTGAACTACCGGACCAACGTCAACGTGCAGGGCGGCACGCCCAAGTTCACGCTGGTCAAATACTGCCCGCGCCTGCGCAAGCGGACGGTGCATAAGATCAAGCGGAAATAG
- a CDS encoding preprotein translocase subunit SecE — translation MTPQNRPDPDDQDDTATAATLPAPPSPERSPGGGPFKVYKPSQGTNVRWASAGGAALLSLAGAQFVYEQLLPAMMASSNSSAALTTRYLVPVIFFVAMLYLIFRFVGQSPKIVDFLIATEGEMKKVNWSTRKEIGGATRVVIFTLLALGTILFLVDVFFMVFFEQVGVLKINLLKSLFSGGKP, via the coding sequence ATGACCCCTCAGAATCGACCCGATCCGGACGATCAGGACGACACGGCGACCGCCGCAACGCTGCCCGCGCCGCCCTCCCCGGAACGCAGCCCGGGCGGCGGACCGTTCAAGGTCTACAAGCCGTCCCAGGGAACCAACGTGCGCTGGGCGTCCGCCGGCGGCGCGGCGCTGCTGTCGCTGGCCGGAGCGCAGTTCGTCTACGAGCAGTTGCTTCCGGCGATGATGGCCAGCTCAAACAGCTCGGCCGCTCTCACCACGCGCTACCTGGTGCCGGTCATCTTCTTCGTCGCCATGCTCTACCTGATTTTTCGCTTCGTCGGGCAGTCGCCGAAGATCGTGGACTTTCTGATCGCCACCGAAGGCGAAATGAAGAAGGTCAACTGGTCCACCCGCAAGGAAATCGGCGGCGCCACGCGCGTCGTCATCTTCACGCTCCTGGCGCTGGGCACCATCCTCTTCCTGGTCGACGTGTTCTTCATGGTGTTCTTCGAACAGGTCGGCGTGCTGAAAATCAACCTGCTCAAGAGCCTCTTTTCCGGCGGAAAGCCGTAG